The Pungitius pungitius chromosome 10, fPunPun2.1, whole genome shotgun sequence genome has a window encoding:
- the map4k4 gene encoding mitogen-activated protein kinase kinase kinase kinase 4 isoform X3, whose protein sequence is MANESPAKSLVDIDLASLRDPAGIFELVEVVGNGTYGQVYKGRHVKTGQLAAIKVMDVTEDEEEEIKLEINMLKKYSHHRNIATYYGAFIKKSPPGHDDQLWLVMEFCGAGSITDLVKNTKGNTLKEDWIAYISREILRGLAHLHAHHVIHRDIKGQNVLLTENAEVKLVDFGVSAQLDRTVGRRNTFIGTPYWMAPEVIACDENPDATYDYRSDLWSCGITAIEMAEGAPPLCDMHPMRALFLIPRNPPPRLKSKKWSKKFFSFIEGCLVKNYTQRPPTEQLLKHPYIRDQPNERQVRIQLKDHIDRTKKKRGEKDETEYEYSGSEEEEEEASEQEGEPSSIVNVPGESTLRRDFIRLQQENKERSEALRRQQLLQEQQLREQEEYKRQLLAERQKRIEQQKEQRRRLEEQQRREREMRRQQEREQRRREQEEKRRVEEMERRRKEEEERRRAEEEKRRADREQEYIRRQLEEEQRHLEILQQQLLHEQAMLLEYKWRELEEQRQAQKLQIQLQQEQAHLLLLQNQNQGSNRPEPPQSAPRDVKADPQGADLTGSAPASASEPIREADERYRKNIQGSPQAAPTKPQLPPVPPRSESSSHPNGNPASEVAPAVHRPVEPQVPVRTTSRSPVLSRRGSPHHHGNATHGSHAVHRPVASAAEPRLLWERVEKLVPRPTSNSGGSSSSSNSSNSGSGERFRARSASKSEGSPLQRPESAGKKPEERRDLVRPNRPADLTALAKELRAVDDVRPPNKVTDYSSSSDDSDTTDEDDDEEVDQEAGEESTSGPEDSRAVSSRLSNGETESVKTMIVHDEGESDAGSTPCKDSTLIVRQSQSSNNMQKHKSSSSFTPFIDPRLLQVSPSAGALNNIGYGNDARLAEALRADPSRKGSVVNVNPVNTRPQSDTPEIRKYKKRFNSEILCAALWGVNLLVGTESGLMLLDRSGQGKVYPLISRRRFQQMDVLEGLNVLVTISGKKNKLRVYYLSWLRNKILHNDPEVEKKQGWTTVGDLEGCVHYNVVKYERIKFLVLALKHSVEVYAWAPKPYHKFMAFKSFGDLVHKPLLVDLTVEEGQRLKVIYGSASGFHAVDVDSGAVYDIYLPTHIQTHIQSHAIIILPNTDGIELLVCYEDEGVYVNTYGRITKDVVLQWGEMPTSVAYIRSNQIMGWGEKAIEIRSVETGHLDGVFMHKRAQRLKFLCERNDKVFFASVRSGGSSQVYFMTLGRSNLLSW, encoded by the exons GGCCGGCACGTCAAGACGGGACAGCTGGCCGCCATCAAGGTCATGGACGTCACAGAG gacgaagaggaggagatcaaGCTGGAAATCAACATGCTGAAGAAGTACTCCCACCACAGAAACATCGCCACCTACTACGGCGCCTTCATCAAGAAGAGTCCGCCGGGCCACGACGACCAGCTGTGG ctggTGATGGAGTTCTGCGGCGCTGGGTCCATCACGGATCTAGTGAAGAACACCAAAGGCAACACGCTGAAGGAGGACTGGATCGCCTACATCTCCAGAGAGATCCTCCGG GGACTGGCTCACCTGCACGCCCATCACGTCATCCACCGAGACATCAAGGGACAGAACGTGCTGCTGACTGAGAACGCTGAGGTCAAGCTGG TGGACTTTGGCGTGAGCGCCCAGCTGGACCGGACGGTGGGGCGGAGGAACACCTTCATCGGGACGCCGTACTGGATGGCCCCCGAGGTCATCGCCTGCGACGAGAACCCGGACGCCACCTACGACTACCGG AGTGACCTCTGGTCCTGTGGAATCACGGCCATTGAGATGGCAGAGGGAGCTCCCC CTCTGTGCGACATGCATCCAATGAGAGCCCTCTTCCTCATCcccaggaaccccccccctcgactCAAGTCCAAAAAGTG GTCCAAGAAGTTCTTCAGCTTCATCGAGGGCTGCCTGGTGAAGAACTACACCCAGCGCCCCCCCACCGAGCAGCTGCTGAAGCACCCGTACATCCGGGACCAGCCCAACGAGAGGCAGGTCCGCATCCAGCTCAAAGACCACATCGACCGCACCAAGAAGAAGAGGGGCGAGAAGG ATGAGACGGAGTACGAGTACAGCggcagtgaggaagaggaggaggaagcctcTGAGCAGGAAGGAGAGCCGAG CTCCATCGTCAACGTGCCGGGCGAGTCGACGCTGCGCCGCGACTTCATccggctgcagcaggagaacaaGGAGCGCTCGGAGGCGCTGCGCcgccagcagctcctgcaggagcagcagctccgCGAGCAGGAGGAGTACAAGAGGCAGCTGCTGGCCGAGAGGCAGAAGCGCATCgagcagcagaaggagcagcggcggcggctggaggag CAACAACGGCGTGAGCGCGAGATGAGACGCCAGCAGGAGCGCGAGCAGCGCCGGcgcgagcaggaggagaagaggcgggtggaggagatggagcggcgccgcaaagaggaggaggagcggcggagagcggaggaggagaagaggagggccGACAGGGAGCAG GAGTACATCCGCcgtcagctggaggaggagcagaggcacCTCGAgattctgcagcagcagctgctccacgAGCAGGCCATGCTGCTG GAGTACAAATGGCGGGAGCTTGAGGAGCAGCGGCAAGCCCAGAAGCTCCAGATTCAGCTTCAGCAGGAGCAGgcccacctgctgctcctccagaaccagaaccagggtAGTAACAGACCCGAACCCCCCCAGAGCGCTCCCCGGGACGTAAAGGCCGACCCTCAAGGAGCTGACCTCACAGGCTCCGCCCCAGCCTCCGCCtctgagccaatcagagag GCGGACGAGCGGTACCGGAAGAACATCCAGGGTTCTCCTCAGGCGGCGCCCACCAAACCGCAGCTGCCACCAGTGCCGCCGCGCTCCGAGTCCTCCTCCCACCCCAATGGGAACCCGGCCTCCGAGGTGGCGCCCGCAGTGCACCGGCCTGTGGAACCGCAG GTTCCCGTAAGGACCACGTCAAGGTCCCCAGTGTTGTCGAGGCGGGGCTCGCCtcatcaccacggcaacgccACACACGGCAGCCATGCCGTGCACCGCCCCGTCGCCAG CGCGGCCGAGCCTCGGCTGCTGTGGGAGCGAGTGGAGAAACTGGTTCCCAGGCCCACCAGTAACAGCGGAGGCTCCAGTTCCTCCAGCAACTCCAGCAACTCCGGCTCCGGGGAGCGCTTCAGGGCCCGCT CCGCCTCCAAATCCGAGGGCTCGCCCCTCCAACGGCCCGAGAGCGCTGGGAAAAAGCCCGAGGAGAGGCGGGACCTGGTCCGGCCGAACAGACCAGCG GACCTGACGGCTTTGGCCAAGGAGCTGCGAGCCGTGGATGACGTCCGCCCCCCCAACAAGGTGACGGATTACTCCTCCTCCAGCGACGACTCGGACACCACCGACGAAGACGACGACGAAGAGGTCGACCAGGAGGCCGGGGAGGAGTCGACCTCCGGCCCCGAGGACTCCAGAGCCGT CTCCTCCCGTCTGAGTAACGGAGAGACGGAGTCGGTGAAAACCATGATCGTGCACGACGAGGGCGAGAGCGACGCCGGCTCCACGCCGTGCAAAGACAGCACGCTGATCGTCAGACAG AGCCAGTCTAGTAACAACATGCAGAAGCacaagtcctcctcctctttcacgcCGTTCATCGACCCCCGCCTCCTGCAGGTGTCTCCGTCCGCCGGCGCCCTCAACAACATTG gCTACGGGAACGACGCCCGGCTGGCCGAGGCGCTGAGGGCCGACCCGTCCCGGAAGGGCTCCGTGGTCAACGTGAACCCGGTGAACACGCGGCCGCAGAGCGACACGCCGGAGATCCGCAAGTACAAGAAGAGGTTCAACTCTGAGATCCTGTGCGCCGCGCTGTGGG gcgTGAACCTCTTGGTGGGGACGGAGAGCGGTCTGATGCTGTTGGATCGCAGCGGTCAGGGGAAGGTTTATCCTCTGATCAGCCGACGGCGCTTCCAGCAGATGGACGTCTTGGAGGGACTCAACGTCCTGGTCACTATATCgg GTAAGAAGAACAAGCTGCGCGTGTACTACCTGTCCTGGCTGAGGAACAAGATCCTGCACAACGACCCCGAGGTGGAGAAGAAGCAGGGCTGGACCACGGTGGGAGACCTGGAGGGCTGCGTCCACTACAACGTCG TGAAATATGAGCGGATCAAGTTCTTGGTTCTGGCTCTGAAGCACTCGGTGGAGGTCTACGCCTGGGCCCCGAAGCCCTACCACAAGTTCATGGCCTTCAAG TCTTTCGGCGACCTGGTGCACAAGCCGCTGCTGGTTGACTTGACCGTGGAGGAGGGccagaggttaaaggtcatctACGGCTCGGCCTCGGGCTTCCACGCCGTGGACGTGGACTCCGGGGCCGTCTACGACATCTACTTGCCGACACAC atCCAGACGCACATCCAGTCCCACGCCATCATCATCCTGCCCAACACCGACGGCATCGAGCTGCTGGTGTGCTACGAGGACGAGGGCGTCTACGTCAACACGTACGGACGCATCACCAAGGACGTGGTGCTGCAGTGGGGGGAGATGCCCACCTCAGTGG CCTACATCCGCTCCAACCAGATCATGGGATGGGGGGAGAAGGCCATCGAGATCCGCTCAGTGGAGACCGGCCACCTGGACGGCGTCTTCATGCACAAGAGGGCCCAGAGACTCAAGTTCCTCTGTGAGAGGAACGACAAG GTGTTCTTTGCCTCCGTCCGGTCTGGAGGCTCCAGCCAGGTGTACTTCATGACTCTGGGCCGAAGCAACCTGCTCAGCTGGTAG
- the map4k4 gene encoding mitogen-activated protein kinase kinase kinase kinase 4 isoform X4, which translates to MANESPAKSLVDIDLASLRDPAGIFELVEVVGNGTYGQVYKGRHVKTGQLAAIKVMDVTEDEEEEIKLEINMLKKYSHHRNIATYYGAFIKKSPPGHDDQLWLVMEFCGAGSITDLVKNTKGNTLKEDWIAYISREILRGLAHLHAHHVIHRDIKGQNVLLTENAEVKLVDFGVSAQLDRTVGRRNTFIGTPYWMAPEVIACDENPDATYDYRSDLWSCGITAIEMAEGAPPLCDMHPMRALFLIPRNPPPRLKSKKWSKKFFSFIEGCLVKNYTQRPPTEQLLKHPYIRDQPNERQVRIQLKDHIDRTKKKRGEKDETEYEYSGSEEEEEEASEQEGEPSSIVNVPGESTLRRDFIRLQQENKERSEALRRQQLLQEQQLREQEEYKRQLLAERQKRIEQQKEQRRRLEEQQRREREMRRQQEREQRRREQEEKRRVEEMERRRKEEEERRRAEEEKRRADREQEYIRRQLEEEQRHLEILQQQLLHEQAMLLEYKWRELEEQRQAQKLQIQLQQEQAHLLLLQNQNQGSNRPEPPQSAPRDVKADPQGADLTGSAPASASEPIREADERYRKNIQGSPQAAPTKPQLPPVPPRSESSSHPNGNPASEVAPAVHRPVEPQDLTALAKELRAVDDVRPPNKVTDYSSSSDDSDTTDEDDDEEVDQEAGEESTSGPEDSRAVSSRLSNGETESVKTMIVHDEGESDAGSTPCKDSTLIVRQSAGDSRKRPGRGPGQAPPPPGPGLSHHAPSPHHHHHHHHHHHPTQHSERNGRIHHLPDLIQQSHHSSPPSSSASTSPSSPSLASPSSMSPQSPLETLSLLIESQSSNNMQKHKSSSSFTPFIDPRLLQVSPSAGALNNIGYGNDARLAEALRADPSRKGSVVNVNPVNTRPQSDTPEIRKYKKRFNSEILCAALWGVNLLVGTESGLMLLDRSGQGKVYPLISRRRFQQMDVLEGLNVLVTISGKKNKLRVYYLSWLRNKILHNDPEVEKKQGWTTVGDLEGCVHYNVVKYERIKFLVLALKHSVEVYAWAPKPYHKFMAFKSFGDLVHKPLLVDLTVEEGQRLKVIYGSASGFHAVDVDSGAVYDIYLPTHIQTHIQSHAIIILPNTDGIELLVCYEDEGVYVNTYGRITKDVVLQWGEMPTSVAYIRSNQIMGWGEKAIEIRSVETGHLDGVFMHKRAQRLKFLCERNDKVFFASVRSGGSSQVYFMTLGRSNLLSW; encoded by the exons GGCCGGCACGTCAAGACGGGACAGCTGGCCGCCATCAAGGTCATGGACGTCACAGAG gacgaagaggaggagatcaaGCTGGAAATCAACATGCTGAAGAAGTACTCCCACCACAGAAACATCGCCACCTACTACGGCGCCTTCATCAAGAAGAGTCCGCCGGGCCACGACGACCAGCTGTGG ctggTGATGGAGTTCTGCGGCGCTGGGTCCATCACGGATCTAGTGAAGAACACCAAAGGCAACACGCTGAAGGAGGACTGGATCGCCTACATCTCCAGAGAGATCCTCCGG GGACTGGCTCACCTGCACGCCCATCACGTCATCCACCGAGACATCAAGGGACAGAACGTGCTGCTGACTGAGAACGCTGAGGTCAAGCTGG TGGACTTTGGCGTGAGCGCCCAGCTGGACCGGACGGTGGGGCGGAGGAACACCTTCATCGGGACGCCGTACTGGATGGCCCCCGAGGTCATCGCCTGCGACGAGAACCCGGACGCCACCTACGACTACCGG AGTGACCTCTGGTCCTGTGGAATCACGGCCATTGAGATGGCAGAGGGAGCTCCCC CTCTGTGCGACATGCATCCAATGAGAGCCCTCTTCCTCATCcccaggaaccccccccctcgactCAAGTCCAAAAAGTG GTCCAAGAAGTTCTTCAGCTTCATCGAGGGCTGCCTGGTGAAGAACTACACCCAGCGCCCCCCCACCGAGCAGCTGCTGAAGCACCCGTACATCCGGGACCAGCCCAACGAGAGGCAGGTCCGCATCCAGCTCAAAGACCACATCGACCGCACCAAGAAGAAGAGGGGCGAGAAGG ATGAGACGGAGTACGAGTACAGCggcagtgaggaagaggaggaggaagcctcTGAGCAGGAAGGAGAGCCGAG CTCCATCGTCAACGTGCCGGGCGAGTCGACGCTGCGCCGCGACTTCATccggctgcagcaggagaacaaGGAGCGCTCGGAGGCGCTGCGCcgccagcagctcctgcaggagcagcagctccgCGAGCAGGAGGAGTACAAGAGGCAGCTGCTGGCCGAGAGGCAGAAGCGCATCgagcagcagaaggagcagcggcggcggctggaggag CAACAACGGCGTGAGCGCGAGATGAGACGCCAGCAGGAGCGCGAGCAGCGCCGGcgcgagcaggaggagaagaggcgggtggaggagatggagcggcgccgcaaagaggaggaggagcggcggagagcggaggaggagaagaggagggccGACAGGGAGCAG GAGTACATCCGCcgtcagctggaggaggagcagaggcacCTCGAgattctgcagcagcagctgctccacgAGCAGGCCATGCTGCTG GAGTACAAATGGCGGGAGCTTGAGGAGCAGCGGCAAGCCCAGAAGCTCCAGATTCAGCTTCAGCAGGAGCAGgcccacctgctgctcctccagaaccagaaccagggtAGTAACAGACCCGAACCCCCCCAGAGCGCTCCCCGGGACGTAAAGGCCGACCCTCAAGGAGCTGACCTCACAGGCTCCGCCCCAGCCTCCGCCtctgagccaatcagagag GCGGACGAGCGGTACCGGAAGAACATCCAGGGTTCTCCTCAGGCGGCGCCCACCAAACCGCAGCTGCCACCAGTGCCGCCGCGCTCCGAGTCCTCCTCCCACCCCAATGGGAACCCGGCCTCCGAGGTGGCGCCCGCAGTGCACCGGCCTGTGGAACCGCAG GACCTGACGGCTTTGGCCAAGGAGCTGCGAGCCGTGGATGACGTCCGCCCCCCCAACAAGGTGACGGATTACTCCTCCTCCAGCGACGACTCGGACACCACCGACGAAGACGACGACGAAGAGGTCGACCAGGAGGCCGGGGAGGAGTCGACCTCCGGCCCCGAGGACTCCAGAGCCGT CTCCTCCCGTCTGAGTAACGGAGAGACGGAGTCGGTGAAAACCATGATCGTGCACGACGAGGGCGAGAGCGACGCCGGCTCCACGCCGTGCAAAGACAGCACGCTGATCGTCAGACAG AGTGCAGGTGACAGCAGAAAGCGTCCGGGCCGGGGCCCGGGccaagctccgcccccccccggcccggggCTCAGCCaccacgcccccagcccccaccatcatcaccaccaccaccaccatcatcaccccACACAGCACTCGGAGAGGAACGGCCGAATCCACCACCTCCCAGACCTGATCCAGCAGAGCCaccattcctcccccccctcctcctccgcatccacctccccttcctcccccagcCTCGCCAGCCCCTCCTCCATGTCCCCCCAGAGCCCCCTGGAAACGCTCAGCCTCCTCATAGAG AGCCAGTCTAGTAACAACATGCAGAAGCacaagtcctcctcctctttcacgcCGTTCATCGACCCCCGCCTCCTGCAGGTGTCTCCGTCCGCCGGCGCCCTCAACAACATTG gCTACGGGAACGACGCCCGGCTGGCCGAGGCGCTGAGGGCCGACCCGTCCCGGAAGGGCTCCGTGGTCAACGTGAACCCGGTGAACACGCGGCCGCAGAGCGACACGCCGGAGATCCGCAAGTACAAGAAGAGGTTCAACTCTGAGATCCTGTGCGCCGCGCTGTGGG gcgTGAACCTCTTGGTGGGGACGGAGAGCGGTCTGATGCTGTTGGATCGCAGCGGTCAGGGGAAGGTTTATCCTCTGATCAGCCGACGGCGCTTCCAGCAGATGGACGTCTTGGAGGGACTCAACGTCCTGGTCACTATATCgg GTAAGAAGAACAAGCTGCGCGTGTACTACCTGTCCTGGCTGAGGAACAAGATCCTGCACAACGACCCCGAGGTGGAGAAGAAGCAGGGCTGGACCACGGTGGGAGACCTGGAGGGCTGCGTCCACTACAACGTCG TGAAATATGAGCGGATCAAGTTCTTGGTTCTGGCTCTGAAGCACTCGGTGGAGGTCTACGCCTGGGCCCCGAAGCCCTACCACAAGTTCATGGCCTTCAAG TCTTTCGGCGACCTGGTGCACAAGCCGCTGCTGGTTGACTTGACCGTGGAGGAGGGccagaggttaaaggtcatctACGGCTCGGCCTCGGGCTTCCACGCCGTGGACGTGGACTCCGGGGCCGTCTACGACATCTACTTGCCGACACAC atCCAGACGCACATCCAGTCCCACGCCATCATCATCCTGCCCAACACCGACGGCATCGAGCTGCTGGTGTGCTACGAGGACGAGGGCGTCTACGTCAACACGTACGGACGCATCACCAAGGACGTGGTGCTGCAGTGGGGGGAGATGCCCACCTCAGTGG CCTACATCCGCTCCAACCAGATCATGGGATGGGGGGAGAAGGCCATCGAGATCCGCTCAGTGGAGACCGGCCACCTGGACGGCGTCTTCATGCACAAGAGGGCCCAGAGACTCAAGTTCCTCTGTGAGAGGAACGACAAG GTGTTCTTTGCCTCCGTCCGGTCTGGAGGCTCCAGCCAGGTGTACTTCATGACTCTGGGCCGAAGCAACCTGCTCAGCTGGTAG
- the map4k4 gene encoding mitogen-activated protein kinase kinase kinase kinase 4 isoform X5, translated as MANESPAKSLVDIDLASLRDPAGIFELVEVVGNGTYGQVYKGRHVKTGQLAAIKVMDVTEDEEEEIKLEINMLKKYSHHRNIATYYGAFIKKSPPGHDDQLWLVMEFCGAGSITDLVKNTKGNTLKEDWIAYISREILRGLAHLHAHHVIHRDIKGQNVLLTENAEVKLVDFGVSAQLDRTVGRRNTFIGTPYWMAPEVIACDENPDATYDYRSDLWSCGITAIEMAEGAPPLCDMHPMRALFLIPRNPPPRLKSKKWSKKFFSFIEGCLVKNYTQRPPTEQLLKHPYIRDQPNERQVRIQLKDHIDRTKKKRGEKDETEYEYSGSEEEEEEASEQEGEPSSIVNVPGESTLRRDFIRLQQENKERSEALRRQQLLQEQQLREQEEYKRQLLAERQKRIEQQKEQRRRLEEQQRREREMRRQQEREQRRREQEEKRRVEEMERRRKEEEERRRAEEEKRRADREQEYIRRQLEEEQRHLEILQQQLLHEQAMLLADERYRKNIQGSPQAAPTKPQLPPVPPRSESSSHPNGNPASEVAPAVHRPVEPQDLTALAKELRAVDDVRPPNKVTDYSSSSDDSDTTDEDDDEEVDQEAGEESTSGPEDSRAVSSRLSNGETESVKTMIVHDEGESDAGSTPCKDSTLIVRQSAGDSRKRPGRGPGQAPPPPGPGLSHHAPSPHHHHHHHHHHHPTQHSERNGRIHHLPDLIQQSHHSSPPSSSASTSPSSPSLASPSSMSPQSPLETLSLLIESQSSNNMQKHKSSSSFTPFIDPRLLQVSPSAGALNNIGYGNDARLAEALRADPSRKGSVVNVNPVNTRPQSDTPEIRKYKKRFNSEILCAALWGVNLLVGTESGLMLLDRSGQGKVYPLISRRRFQQMDVLEGLNVLVTISGKKNKLRVYYLSWLRNKILHNDPEVEKKQGWTTVGDLEGCVHYNVVKYERIKFLVLALKHSVEVYAWAPKPYHKFMAFKSFGDLVHKPLLVDLTVEEGQRLKVIYGSASGFHAVDVDSGAVYDIYLPTHIQTHIQSHAIIILPNTDGIELLVCYEDEGVYVNTYGRITKDVVLQWGEMPTSVAYIRSNQIMGWGEKAIEIRSVETGHLDGVFMHKRAQRLKFLCERNDKVFFASVRSGGSSQVYFMTLGRSNLLSW; from the exons GGCCGGCACGTCAAGACGGGACAGCTGGCCGCCATCAAGGTCATGGACGTCACAGAG gacgaagaggaggagatcaaGCTGGAAATCAACATGCTGAAGAAGTACTCCCACCACAGAAACATCGCCACCTACTACGGCGCCTTCATCAAGAAGAGTCCGCCGGGCCACGACGACCAGCTGTGG ctggTGATGGAGTTCTGCGGCGCTGGGTCCATCACGGATCTAGTGAAGAACACCAAAGGCAACACGCTGAAGGAGGACTGGATCGCCTACATCTCCAGAGAGATCCTCCGG GGACTGGCTCACCTGCACGCCCATCACGTCATCCACCGAGACATCAAGGGACAGAACGTGCTGCTGACTGAGAACGCTGAGGTCAAGCTGG TGGACTTTGGCGTGAGCGCCCAGCTGGACCGGACGGTGGGGCGGAGGAACACCTTCATCGGGACGCCGTACTGGATGGCCCCCGAGGTCATCGCCTGCGACGAGAACCCGGACGCCACCTACGACTACCGG AGTGACCTCTGGTCCTGTGGAATCACGGCCATTGAGATGGCAGAGGGAGCTCCCC CTCTGTGCGACATGCATCCAATGAGAGCCCTCTTCCTCATCcccaggaaccccccccctcgactCAAGTCCAAAAAGTG GTCCAAGAAGTTCTTCAGCTTCATCGAGGGCTGCCTGGTGAAGAACTACACCCAGCGCCCCCCCACCGAGCAGCTGCTGAAGCACCCGTACATCCGGGACCAGCCCAACGAGAGGCAGGTCCGCATCCAGCTCAAAGACCACATCGACCGCACCAAGAAGAAGAGGGGCGAGAAGG ATGAGACGGAGTACGAGTACAGCggcagtgaggaagaggaggaggaagcctcTGAGCAGGAAGGAGAGCCGAG CTCCATCGTCAACGTGCCGGGCGAGTCGACGCTGCGCCGCGACTTCATccggctgcagcaggagaacaaGGAGCGCTCGGAGGCGCTGCGCcgccagcagctcctgcaggagcagcagctccgCGAGCAGGAGGAGTACAAGAGGCAGCTGCTGGCCGAGAGGCAGAAGCGCATCgagcagcagaaggagcagcggcggcggctggaggag CAACAACGGCGTGAGCGCGAGATGAGACGCCAGCAGGAGCGCGAGCAGCGCCGGcgcgagcaggaggagaagaggcgggtggaggagatggagcggcgccgcaaagaggaggaggagcggcggagagcggaggaggagaagaggagggccGACAGGGAGCAG GAGTACATCCGCcgtcagctggaggaggagcagaggcacCTCGAgattctgcagcagcagctgctccacgAGCAGGCCATGCTGCTG GCGGACGAGCGGTACCGGAAGAACATCCAGGGTTCTCCTCAGGCGGCGCCCACCAAACCGCAGCTGCCACCAGTGCCGCCGCGCTCCGAGTCCTCCTCCCACCCCAATGGGAACCCGGCCTCCGAGGTGGCGCCCGCAGTGCACCGGCCTGTGGAACCGCAG GACCTGACGGCTTTGGCCAAGGAGCTGCGAGCCGTGGATGACGTCCGCCCCCCCAACAAGGTGACGGATTACTCCTCCTCCAGCGACGACTCGGACACCACCGACGAAGACGACGACGAAGAGGTCGACCAGGAGGCCGGGGAGGAGTCGACCTCCGGCCCCGAGGACTCCAGAGCCGT CTCCTCCCGTCTGAGTAACGGAGAGACGGAGTCGGTGAAAACCATGATCGTGCACGACGAGGGCGAGAGCGACGCCGGCTCCACGCCGTGCAAAGACAGCACGCTGATCGTCAGACAG AGTGCAGGTGACAGCAGAAAGCGTCCGGGCCGGGGCCCGGGccaagctccgcccccccccggcccggggCTCAGCCaccacgcccccagcccccaccatcatcaccaccaccaccaccatcatcaccccACACAGCACTCGGAGAGGAACGGCCGAATCCACCACCTCCCAGACCTGATCCAGCAGAGCCaccattcctcccccccctcctcctccgcatccacctccccttcctcccccagcCTCGCCAGCCCCTCCTCCATGTCCCCCCAGAGCCCCCTGGAAACGCTCAGCCTCCTCATAGAG AGCCAGTCTAGTAACAACATGCAGAAGCacaagtcctcctcctctttcacgcCGTTCATCGACCCCCGCCTCCTGCAGGTGTCTCCGTCCGCCGGCGCCCTCAACAACATTG gCTACGGGAACGACGCCCGGCTGGCCGAGGCGCTGAGGGCCGACCCGTCCCGGAAGGGCTCCGTGGTCAACGTGAACCCGGTGAACACGCGGCCGCAGAGCGACACGCCGGAGATCCGCAAGTACAAGAAGAGGTTCAACTCTGAGATCCTGTGCGCCGCGCTGTGGG gcgTGAACCTCTTGGTGGGGACGGAGAGCGGTCTGATGCTGTTGGATCGCAGCGGTCAGGGGAAGGTTTATCCTCTGATCAGCCGACGGCGCTTCCAGCAGATGGACGTCTTGGAGGGACTCAACGTCCTGGTCACTATATCgg GTAAGAAGAACAAGCTGCGCGTGTACTACCTGTCCTGGCTGAGGAACAAGATCCTGCACAACGACCCCGAGGTGGAGAAGAAGCAGGGCTGGACCACGGTGGGAGACCTGGAGGGCTGCGTCCACTACAACGTCG TGAAATATGAGCGGATCAAGTTCTTGGTTCTGGCTCTGAAGCACTCGGTGGAGGTCTACGCCTGGGCCCCGAAGCCCTACCACAAGTTCATGGCCTTCAAG TCTTTCGGCGACCTGGTGCACAAGCCGCTGCTGGTTGACTTGACCGTGGAGGAGGGccagaggttaaaggtcatctACGGCTCGGCCTCGGGCTTCCACGCCGTGGACGTGGACTCCGGGGCCGTCTACGACATCTACTTGCCGACACAC atCCAGACGCACATCCAGTCCCACGCCATCATCATCCTGCCCAACACCGACGGCATCGAGCTGCTGGTGTGCTACGAGGACGAGGGCGTCTACGTCAACACGTACGGACGCATCACCAAGGACGTGGTGCTGCAGTGGGGGGAGATGCCCACCTCAGTGG CCTACATCCGCTCCAACCAGATCATGGGATGGGGGGAGAAGGCCATCGAGATCCGCTCAGTGGAGACCGGCCACCTGGACGGCGTCTTCATGCACAAGAGGGCCCAGAGACTCAAGTTCCTCTGTGAGAGGAACGACAAG GTGTTCTTTGCCTCCGTCCGGTCTGGAGGCTCCAGCCAGGTGTACTTCATGACTCTGGGCCGAAGCAACCTGCTCAGCTGGTAG